Proteins encoded together in one Triticum dicoccoides isolate Atlit2015 ecotype Zavitan chromosome 7B, WEW_v2.0, whole genome shotgun sequence window:
- the LOC119339981 gene encoding uncharacterized protein LOC119339981, producing MIPRIDLSDLRIITNHFSDTHKIGRGGYGEVYKAVYKKEEIAVKLLDSAKEIDDKQFMNELSNHMKVQHPNIVRLVGYCNEVTSEYIEQKDGSSVFGKHIYKVLCFEYMHGTSLDKHLSGNSLGHDWPTHYQIIKGTCEGLCYLHCGCERPILHLDLKPANILLDKRKNPKIADFGLSRIYTTSRTHVKVIGSVSGTTNYMAPEVRKEGVVSDKADVFSLGVTIIDVIGGSGGLETYREHGAKKFVEYVCTYWRERDNTADLYQVETCTKIAICCMHTDRHQRPTMKEIMVNLNDMETQVLGKGLHTLTVNSSRHVPNKLSSDNSGRGPLDVVIVYAFDCTDWTPAWYTVDNGIFWMVQEKLAHFPDSCMGYIYVMSTANTYTLDMKVVDSAETKETGYTGFARRRTTCTKNMASGLAEAHKMISSRGHHNGIILFFSDGLMNEGDFFDGTNNFISEVPVHTFTLAGDTYNNVLQSIAANSPGGKFHTKPVPERPNLSTPFSKLLDSLLGGTPEDVERPLSSISGRDPLDVVIVYAFDCTNSTPAWYTVDSGVFWLVQEKLTHYVDSCMGYIYVMSTPNTYTSDMKVVDSAETKETGYTGFARRRMTCTKNMASGLVEAHKMVSSRGYRNGIILFFSDGLINKGDFFDGTEKFVSTVPVHTFTLGGDAYNQGLQDIAKNSPGGTFTCLPVPERPHLSAPFSKLLDSLLGGTMD from the exons AGATAGCAGTGAAGTTGCTTGATTCAGCCAAAGAAATTGACGACAAACAATTTATGAACGAACTCAGTAATCATATGAAGGTCCAACATCCCAACATTGTACGACTTGTTGGTTATTGTAATGAAGTGACCAGCGAATATATTGAGCAAAAGGATGGCTCTTCTGTTTTTGGTAAACACATATACAAAGTGCTCTGCTTCGAATATATGCACGGTACCAGCCTAGACAAGCATCTTTCTG gaAATTCCCTGGGACATGACTGGCCCACGCATTACCAAATAATAAAAGGGACTTGTGAAGGCTTATGTTATCTTCACTGTGGGTGCGAGCGTCCAATCCTCCACCTGGATTTAAAGCCTGCCAACATATTACTTGACAAGCGCAAGAATCCAAAAATTGCAGATTTCGGATtgtcaaggatctacactacaagcCGTACCCATGTAAAAGTCATTGGTTCAGTTTCAGGGACAAC GAACTACATGGCGCCTGAAGTAAGAAAAGAGGGCGTGGTGTCAGATAAGGCTGATGTCTTTAGTTTAGGTGTTACAATCATAGATGTAATTGGAGGATCTGGCGGTTTAGAAACTTATCGCGAACATGGCGCCAAGAAATTTGTTGAATAT GTATGTACATATTGGAGGGAGAGGGATAATACAGCAGATTTATATCAAGTAGAGACATGCACCAAAATTGCAATATGCTGTATGCATACTGACAGACACCAAAGGCCCACAATGAAGGAGATTATGGTGAACTTGAATGATATGGAAACTCAGGTTTTGGGAAAG GGTCTCCATACCCTCACGGTGAATTCCTCCCGCCATGTTCCAAACAAGCTCTCCAGTGACAATTCAG GAAGGGGGCCACTGGATGTTGTGATTGTGTATGCCTTTGATTGTACTGACTGGACCCCAGCCTGGTACACAGTGGATAATGGGATCTTTTGGATGGTGCAAGAGAAGCTGGCCCACTTCCCCGATAGTTGCATGGGCTATATTTACGTCATGTCAACTGCTAACACATACACGTTAGACATGAAAGTAGTTGACTCGGCGGAGACAAAGGAAACTGGCTACACAGGATTCGCTAGGCGCAGGACGACCTGCACTAAGAACATGGCATCGGGCCTTGCAGAGGCGCATAAAATGATCAGCAGCCGTGGGCACCACAATGGCATTATCTTGTTCTTCTCTGATGGATTGATGAACgagggtgacttctttgatggaacCAACAACTTCATATCCGAAGTGCCCGTCCACACATTTACCCTTGCCGGGGACACGTATAACAAT GTTCTCCAATCCATTGCGGCAAattctccaggagggaagtttcacACCAAGCCTGTTCCAGAAAGGCCAAATCTATCAACACCCTTCTCCAAGCTACTAGATAGCCTCCTTGGGGGCACCCCGGAGGATGTTGAGAGACCTCTTAGTTCCAtttcag GAAGGGATCCACTAGATGTGGTGATCGTGTATGCCTTTGACTGCACCAACTCGACCCCAGCGTGGTACACGGTGGATAGTGGGGTCTTTTGGTTGGTGCAAGAGAAGCTCACCCACTATGTTGACAGTTGCATGGGTTACATCTACGTCATGTCGACCCCAAACACATACACATCGGACATGAAAGTAGTTGACTCAGCCGAGACAAAGGAAACTGGCTACACTGGATTCGCCAGGCGCAGGATGACGTGCACTAAAAACATGGCATCAGGCCTTGTTGAGGCACATAAAATGGTCAGCAGCCGCGGTTACCGCAATGGCATCATCTTGTTCTTCTCTGATGGATTGATAAACaagggtgacttctttgatggaacAGAGAAATTCGTCTCTACAGTGCCTGTTCACACATTTACCCTTGGTGGGGACGCGTATAACCAG GGTCTCCAAGACATTGCGAAAAATTCTCCAGGTGGAACTTTCACCTGCCTTCCAGTTCCTGAAAGACCGCATCTGTCGGCACCCTTTTCCAAACTACTGGATAGCCTCCTCGGCGGCACCATGGACTGA